In one window of Branchiostoma lanceolatum isolate klBraLanc5 chromosome 15, klBraLanc5.hap2, whole genome shotgun sequence DNA:
- the LOC136421214 gene encoding uncharacterized protein gives MLAAQADLPDPDSTTELVAQHGTQLQRRGHQASLEGQTDTSPAHVEDPLRDVHSDALFEHSDQDDQPGFSPDNSEDRSSLPVICTSYTNAGKTERNQALYVDNPPIEAGESPSKDIYDTEIHNAESVMQYQLRGACHKEAVSTFYQCGQDVDDARMDRPPDEVCGANSEAEIIDHDEIQTETGVKRLENVENSSQNRTESEVKSHDESILPHAVLHDHNRTHDEQGDVFDVQPQAGTNDEDEGHYENQNVDSFQSICGQPNISSDTASSVKEMRGRGRRFNDAVDKGDELLPNPMHSGNALIPNPMYSGNALIPNPMYSGNALIPNPMYSGNALIPNPMYSGNALRPNPMYVPNVPQPRANGGKIS, from the exons ATGCTAGCCGCACAAGCAGACCTGCCTGACCCTGATTCTACAACAGAACTTGTGGCTCAGCATGGAACTCAACTTCAGCGCCGCGGGCACCAGGCCAGTCTAGAGGGACAGACGGACACCTCACCTGCCCACGTGGAAGACCCGCTACGGGACGTCCATAGCGACGCTTTGTTTGAACACTCTGACCAAGATGACCAACCGGGTTTCAGCCCTGACAACAGCGAAGACCGTTCATCGCTACCGGTAATTTGTACTTCTTATACAAACGCTGGCAAAACTGAACGGAATCAAGCACTTTATGTTGATAATCCACCCATAGAAGCAGGAGAATCCCCGTCAAAAGACATCTACGATACTGAAATTCATAACGCGGAGAGCGTAATGCAATACCAGCTGAGGGGGGCCTGCCACAAAGAAGCAGTATCCACCTTTTATCAATGCGGTCAAGATGTCGACGATGCCAGAATGGACAGGCCACCTGACGAGGTCTGTGGGGCAAACAGCGAAGCAGAAATCATCGATCACGATGAAATTCAAACAGAGACTGGCGTCAAACGGTTGGAGAATGTAGAAAACTCTAGTCAGAACAGAACAGAGAGTGAAGTCAAGTCACATGACGAGTCTATCCTTCCACATGCAGTCTTGCATGATCACAACAGGACCCATGACGAACAAGGGGATGTCTTTGATGTCCAACCACAAGCCGGTACGAACGATGAAGATGAAGGGCATTATGAAAACCAAAATGTTGACAGCTTCCAGAGCATCTGTGGACAACCCAACATCAGTTCTG ATACAGCTTCTTCAGTAAAAGAAATGAGAGGACGTGGAAGACGTTTTAACGATGCTGTTGACAAGGGAGACGAACTACTTCCCAACCCCATGCACAGTGGCAATGCGTTAATTCCAAACCCTATGTACAGTGGCAATGCGTTAATTCCCAACCCTATGTACAGTGGGAACGCGTTAATTCCAAACCCTATGTACAGTGGGAACGCATTAATTCCAAACCCTATGTACAGTGGGAACGCTTTACGACCCAACCCC
- the LOC136421096 gene encoding uncharacterized protein — protein MSRHVDFEEKEWVNPMYGGPARPYRMDDEEVERSWSVNSAKRRKQRRQQARRRNISSKSLMFISVILLQIAILACVSLTWQTWCKDQPCQNSGVCVEATDGRYCVCKGGWEGDSCEADVNECKTAECNYLATCQNTAGSYSCQCDQGYEGDGLELCTDIDECEEEDICGPQSLGCINTIGGYNCSCQFGFTSNGTGCVDIDECLTSPCHEFADCINLAGNYTCTCRPGYTGDGLDSCQVLLCENQEDGWFVGSSISDSSWSGLTNDCAQPDNYPFPTSSCGGQQNGGQAVSNVSSHLGYHSWHFKRGYDSPGAGTPYTAPLNATAGRRDGSYQATADSFFASFWFKAANPNGDGSRVAVVAGNPAGSDRASNYLEVYALPEGITVRTAESAPNYTFCAEVRNCGWSSEFHNIVTGLDLQTWHQLEMTLTALPIDYMDMWRYSVDGTYTYSGGAYFQTARYDNGWDYENVNRLKFQPRHTNYDAGFQGFFFDDVHYGVFSSLAPETMVEEYCISFED, from the exons ATGTCGAGGCACGTCGATTTTGAGGAAAAAGAGTGGGTCAATCCCATGTACGGCGGACCTGCAAGACCTTACAGAATGGACGATGAG GAAGTGGAGAGAAGTTGGTCCGTGAACTCTGCAAAGCGCAGAAAACAGCGACGCCAGCAGGCCAGGAGGAGAAACATCAGCTCCAAGTCCCTCATGTTCATCAGCGTCATTCTGCTGCAGATCGCAATCCTCGCCTGCGTGTCTTTAACCT GGCAAACATGGTGTAAGGATCAACCCTGTCAAAACAGCGGAGTGTGCGTTGAGGCGACCGACGGACGATATTGCGTCTGCAAGGGAGGTTGGGAGGGCGACAGTTGCGAGGCAG ATGTAAACGAATGCAAGACCGCCGAATGCAATTATCTAGCGACCTGTCAAAATACTGCAGGGAGCTACAGCTGTCAGTGTGACCAAGGTTACGAAGGCGATGGACTTGAATTATGCACAG aCATAGATGAATGTGAAGAAGAGGACATCTGTGGTCCTCAGTCGCTGGGCTGCATCAACACCATTGGCGGCTACAACTGCAGTTGTCAGTTCGGGTTCACCTCAAATGGTACAGGTTGTGTAG ACATAGACGAGTGTCTGACTTCACCCTGTCACGAATTTGCTGACTGCATCAACTTGGCAGGGaactacacctgtacctgcagaCCCGGGTACACGGGAGATGGCCTGGATTCATGTCAAG TGCTACTTTGTGAGAATCAAGAAGATGGCTGGTTCGTCGGCAGCAGCATCTCTGACAGCAGCTGGTCTGGCTTGACCAATGACTGTGCGCAACCTGACAACTATCCCTTCCCTACATCCTCCTGTGGAGgtcaacaaaatggcggccaggCCGTCTCTAATGTATCATCACACTTAGGTTATCATTCCTGGCATTTCAAGAGAGGCTATGACAGTCCAGGGGCAGGTACACCATACACTGCCCCGCTTAACGCAACAGCTGGACGGAGAGATGGGAGCTATCAGGCAACGGCTGATTCATTCTTTGCATCGTTTTGGTTCAAAGCAGCAAATCCAAACGGGGATGGGTCTAGAGTAGCAGTAGTGGCTGGGAATCCAGCCGGAAGTGACCGCGCATCTAACTATCTAGAGGTATATGCACTACCGGAAGGCATAACCGTCCGAACTGCAGAAAGTGCGCCGAACTATACTTTCTGTGCGGAAGTCAGAAACTGTGGATGGAGTTCGGAATTCCACAACATTGTCACAGGTTTAGATTTGCAGACATGGCATCAGCTAGAAATGACCCTCACGGCATTGCCTATAGACTACATGGACATGTGGCGGTACAGTGTCGACGGGACGTACACGTATTCGGGAGGGGCGTATTTTCAGACGGCGAGATATGACAATGGCTGGGACTACGAGAACGTCAATAGGCTCAAGTTTCAACCAAGACATACAAATTATGATGCAGGTTTTCAGGGATTTTTCTTTGATGATGTTCACTACGGCGTGTTCAGTTCCTTGGCTCCTGAAACTATGGTCGAAGAATACTGTATCTCATTTGAAGACTAA
- the LOC136449343 gene encoding uncharacterized protein, producing the protein MTVTTGFQKNPSTGSLLGMKSNPLSTVKVDYAVTNRGDHFETALRIITLLIHLGFLVGLYIQVWHASMRLFQKPPDPCAPNPCRHDGLCLEGHNGYYCVCKEGWTGKNCTLNIGKF; encoded by the exons ATGACTGTGACTACGGGCTTTCAAAAG AACCCCTCCACGGGTTCTCTCCTTGGCATGAAGTCGAATCCcctgtctactgtgaaagtCGACTATGCCGTCACCAACCGAGGAGATCACTTCGAGACAGCACTCCGCATCATCACTCTTCTGATTCACCTGGGCTTCCTGGTGGGACTCTACATCCAAG TATGGCATGCGTCCATGAGACTGTTTCAAAAACCAC CGGACCCGTGCGCCCCTAACCCATGCAGACACGACGGTCTGTGTCTGGAGGGCCATAATGGGTACTACTGTGTTTGTAAGGAAGGATGGACCGGCAAAAACTGCACATTAAACATAGGCAAGTTTTAA